The genomic interval cagttatgaacctgaaaatgagcataatatgggcgctttaaaatgaGTATGaaccctgaagtaggagctgaaagagttacaggaactgcagccagaggaacttaaaaatccccaaattggtccggTCGGAACACGAGATAAAGACTTCTAGGAATTTGTAGTTCTAGGAACTACAAAAATCCCTCTGTAACGCTTTCATGGCCTCACAGGAGAGTTTCGtgtgagcacatgaaactaaactttagATTTAGTTTGCTCATGTCCCCTTAGGGGCTCTGtaccatgtccactttctcccaatcctggattcggtgcatccctaaaaacACCTACTAAAACTCTCTGGATGAGTCATAATAAGTTAGGATAATCAGGAGTCAGGCGCACTAAAATGAGAAgctgtttttcagtttttggcgctttttgtCCACGCTTCTTGgtgcttttttcaatgcttttttttctttcatggtCAATACACCtaatttatataatattataccATAAATTATGACTTATTTAGACTAATCGTTAAGATCAGAGggtgttgagtggatcacagactggtatctgtcaaagtttagtcaggacactgttttgaaaccatttaaaaaaatgttttcaagtgctacaaaattaaaataaaacacccagaatgcactgaaagtaatcattaactTTACCTGCGACATACATCGATGCAGCCATGTTATTtctgggcaatttggttgaaagaaacccatatttctcatattattttttttttttttggaaaagggtcaaatttgacccaaggacaacacaagggttaaagaaaaGCACATTATTTCATTGTCTTCATTGCCCCTCTGAAGTTCGTTATGGACTCCTTAATTTGTTTACATGCACCTTTTGGAGAAAGTCAGCGTGGAGCCCTGAGTCTTTTGTTTTCTATCTGTGGTTCCAGGTGTCGCAAATGTGCTGCGATGCGTTCAGGAACCTGTTCCAGCAGGACAAAGAGGGCGGGGCTTCCCTGGCCACGGTGCGCGTCATCTCCGGCCTCGTCAAGAGACACAACTACAACGTCAGGCCTGAGGTAACGAATCAAACGCACCCTGACCATCAAACACGCTGGACACCAAAATATCACactagagccagcatatctccaccagactccatgtaaataatcaggacttttatcatcgtaaaacacacttcattcaaagtggacagaaactaaataaaactaccaaaagctgtcttggttcatctttccactgttccaacaatcaccactctggtttggttgaaataaacccttaattcacccatttacatgtggagatatgctggctctatacacgcctaaaagtcctgattatttacatggagtctggtggagatatgctggctctatacacgcttaaaagtcctcattatttacatggagtctggtggagatatgctggctctatacacgcttaaaagtactgattatttacatggagtctggtggagatatgctggctctatacagccgcaagtactgattatttacatggagtctggtggagatatgctggctctaacgccaaaagtcctgattatttacatggagtctggtggagatatgctggctctatacatgctaaaagtcctgattatttacatggagtctggtggagatatgctggctctatacacgctaaaagtcctgattatttacatggagtctggtggagatatgctggctctatacacgctaaaagtcctgattatttacatggagtctggtggagatatgctggctctatacatgctaaaagtcctgattatttacatggagtctggtggagatatgctggctctatacacactaaaagtcctgattattaacatggagtctggtggagatatgctggctctatacacgcttaaaagtcctgattattaacatggagtctggtggagatatgctggctctatacacactaaaagtcctgattattaacatggagtctggtggagatatgctggctctatacacactaaaagtcctgattattaacatggagtctggtggagatatgctggctctatacacgcttaaaagtcctgataatttacatggagtctggtggagatatgctggctctatacacgctaaaagtcctgattatttacatggagtctggtggagatatgctggctctatacacactaaaagtcctgattatttacatggagtctggtggagatatgctggctctatacacgctaaaagtcctgattatttacatggagtctggtggagtttggtgatggtgatttcggggctgtttcatgttaaactaaaaggtgtctctctgtagggatccatcccataatgttgtcagactcttAGACACCACGGGGCCATACAGTAATTATAACCCTCTCCCTGTGATGTGGTGCAGCTGCTGCGGACGCTGCTGAGTCTGCGGATAAAGGAGGTGCAGATGAAGAAGGACATGGAGGACACGGCACCAAAGAAGAAGTTCATGAACAacaaagagaagaggaagaaccTGTCCAGGATGCAGAGGAAGGTAAACCTTCACGGGACACTTCTGTTTCTAGATGGCAGTGTAAATGTCAGGCTGCAGGCCTGTGattatgtgtatttatgtgtattatgtgtatttatgtatacAGGCCTGTgattatgtgtttatgtgtatttatgtatataggCCTGTGATtatgtgtattatgtgtatttatgtatacAGGCCTGTGattatgtgtatttatgtgtattatgtgtatttatgtatacAGGCCTGTGattatgtgtatttatgtgtatttatgtatacAGGCCTGTGattatgtgtatttatgtgtatttatgtatatttatgtatgttttataGTGAAGAACCCATAACATCAAACAGGCCATTCATAAAAACATCAGATAGAAACTATATGTTGAAACATGAACAGTTAAAATCAGGAGAGTCTGATTAGTTAGAACCAGAACCAGTACTAGTACCAGAACCAGTACTAGAACCAGAACCAGTACTAGTACCAGAACCAGTACTAgtaccagaaccagaaccagtaCTAGTACCAGAACCAGTACTAGTACCAGAACCACCATATCTACTACAGTCATGGTGTTATAAcatgttctgtctgtctgtctgtctgtctatctgtgtgtgtgtgtgtgtgtgtgtgtgtgtgggtgggtgtgtgggtgtatgtgtgtgtatgtgtctctgtgtgtgggtgtgtctgtgtgtctgtttgtctgtgtgtctctctttgtctctgtgtgtgtgtgggtgggtgggtgtgtgtgtctctgtgtgtgggtgtgtgtatgtgtctctgtgtgtgtgtgtgtgggtgtgtgtgtcttctctttgtctctgtgtgtgtgtgtgtgtgtgtgtgtgtgtgtgtgtgtgtgtgtgtgtgtgtgtgtgtgtgtgtgtgtgtgtgtgtgtgtgtgtgcgcagtggAAGAAGGCTGAGGAGAAGTTGGAGAAGGAGCTGCTGGAGGCTGAAGCCTCGGAGAGTAAAGAGAAGAAGATCAAACTGGTGAGTGATGACATCATAATGACATCATAACTCCTAAAAAGTctctgtgtgccgggcgcctggttctaaagggttgttcttagtgtcttcattaatcagaggtgggcgtaacatgcaatcaaccaatcagagatcatctcccattcatcaaccaatcagagatcatctcccattccctttaaaagccaggcgcgtttggaccttggagcattgctgttattaTGGAGGatttgttaaaataacaatgaaatgctgcgttattgactttagaccaggtttttgttggtcaatggtgtgatcacttcctgctgcctcaagatagcaatactcccagaatgcacctgaacacactcggaaataaatgcataatttAACATTTACTTTTTAGACTCAGAAGCTGCCGCTTGGTCGAAAGCAGATAGAATCATTTAAATATCAACAATAAGTTTTACTAATAACTAACtaaactcttcttcttcttcttcttcttcttcttcttcttcttcttcttcttcttcttcttcttctccttcttcttcagCACACGGACACGTTGAACATCGTGTTCCTCGTCTACTTCAGGATCCTCAAGAAATCTCAGAAATCTGTTCTTCTTCCTGCTGTTCTGGAGGGACTCGCCaagtaggacacacacacacacgcgcgcacacagacacacacacacacagacacacacacacagacacacacagacacacacacacacacacacagacacacactaacaactcacagacaacagacagacacacacacacaacacacacacacacacacacacacacacacacacacacaaacacacaaaaacaaaaacacacacacacacacacacccctgtctttaacatgtgtgtgcgtgtatatgaATATAAATACTGTAGATGAATAAGTTTTTATTTCTATAATCCTGTTTGATGTGTTGAGCAGCTTTCTGAAGCAGTAatgtgatgtcacttcctgttagttTTGCCCACCTGATCAACTTGGAGTTCTTCGACGACCTGCTCAACGTGCTGCAGAATCTTATCCAATCAGGAGTGAGTATTCACCTTGACCCCGCCCCTTTAAACAGCTGCTGTTGGTCCCAGAGCGATTAACTGATGAGTCATGTTTAAACTGTTCAGGATCTGACCAATCGGGAGAGTCTCCACTGCATCCAGACCGTCTTCACCATCCTATCAGGACAaggtggggggtgtgtgtgtgtgtgtgtgtgtgtgtgtgtgtgtgtgtgtgtgtgtgtgtgtgtgtgtgtgtgtgtgtgtgtgtgtgtctgtttgtgtgtgtgtgtgtgtgtctgtttgtgtgtgttactgtgtgtgtgtgtgtgtgcatgtgtctgttgtGCGGTGTTACGTGCCATGACGTGTTGCGGCGtggttgtgcgtgtgtgtgtgaggggtgtTAGTACGGACCACTGGTACGTGGACACGGATTGCGGCGTAAGGATACGTGGGTGATGGACGAGGCACTAGGGAGTGAGTGGAGTACGAGACTGAATATAGGTGACGACTGTTACTGGTCGTGTAcctgtgttgcgtgtgtgtgtgtgtgttacgtgTGGAAACCGTGGTGGTGTgtggcgtgtttgtgtgtgtgtgtggtgtgtgcgaACTTGACTGTGTACCGCACGTGTCGTGTGGGCTGTGTGTGGACTTGTTACGTGCGTGTGTGGGCGTCGTGCTACGTGGTGTGTGTCGTGTGCAcggtgttacctgtgtgtgtgttgtgtgtgtgtgtgtgtcagtggtaGTCTGTGCGTTaccgtggtgtgtgtgtggtacgtGGTTACGTCTCGGTTACCGTGTGTgtgttacgtgtgtgtgtggcgtgtggtGTGTTACGTGATGTTACCGTGTGTCGTGTTACcgtgctactgtgtgtgttgtgtggtgtgtgtgttgtgtgtgcgcaCTTGTGTGtggttggttgtgtgtgtgtgtgtgtgtgtgtgtgtgtgtgtgtgtgtgtgtgtggacgctAAAATAAAGTTTCTCTCTTGCTGTATCAGGAGAGTTCCTAACATCGACCCCCAACCCCACCCCACTGTACAGGATGCCGCTGCTCACGAGATACACCACTACTACATACACCTATATACCACTATATATACCaataacatatatatactatatatataataactaccatataacatatatatactactatatatatatactatatatactacatatatactacatatactcactatatactactatatatattatatatactactaATATAATACTAATttatataaactatatataactaaaataacaatatataataatataaagagacatgagagaagaaggaaggaagagagagaaggagaaaatagagagagagaaagagaaagagagaagaagagaaagagagaagagagaaaaaaaaaaaaagagaaaaaaagaaaaaggagaagaaaagaaagaaaagagagaagagagagaggaaaaaagagagaggaaggagagagaaaggagaaggaaagaaggacagagaaaaatagagagaaggagagaaaaagagagaaggaaaataTATAAGAAAGGAAAGATATataggagaaaaagaaagaaataataacTATATAAcgaaaaagatatatatatatacatatatacactatatatactatatataaattatatatacacacacatatactatatatacaatatatatacaacaaACACTAtatactacaaaaaaaaaaaaaaaaaaaaaaaaaaactatataacacTATATATAccactatatatactatatatactactatatatacaaacatataattacataataatatatatattatatatactctatatactacacatatatacctatatactactatatactctatatactactatatatactactatatatactatatatactatatatacatacacatatataatacaataatttATATACTAattatatatactactatatatacactatatacctatatactactatataaatactatatatactacatatatacatataactatatacactatatatacatatatataccaCTATATATAAAACTATATAACCAATATACACTATATACTAATATACTACTATATAACTACATATAATTATaagtatataaagtatataccACTATATAACTATAGATAattgtatatactatatatatatagatacatatataCCACTATATACTATAGATacgtatatatactatatatactatatataatacTATAGATACGTTTTACTATATATAGTACTATATAACTACATATATAACTATAGATAcgtatatactactatatactataaaaaaaaaaaaaaaaaaaaaaaaaaaaaagatactgtatattctactatatactatagatactgtatatataatatatatagtatatataatactatatactatagatactgtatatatactatatactatagataattgtatatatactatatagaACTATATAACTACTATATActatagatactgtatatatactatatatagtatatataactactatatatacataataatgtatatataattaatacactatagatactatatatatactatatatgtactatatatactatatactatagatactgtatatatactatatatagtacatataactactatatactatagatacgttatatactatatatactatagatactgtatatagtactatatatattctatactatagatactgtatatactactgtatatatactatatatagtacTATATAACTACTATATActatagatactgtatatagtactatatatatactatatatagtacTATATAACTACTATATActatagatactgtatatactactatatatactatatatagtaccttatactatatactatagatactgtatatagtacTATATCTACTATATActatagatactgtatatatactatatatagtactatataacaaaaaaaaaaaaaaaaaaaaaaaaaaaaaacaaaaaaaaaactaaaatattatataaataaacataaactgtatatataataataattataaactACTATATACTATAGATATTAAgactatatactactatatatagtaccttatactatatactatagatactgtatatagtactatatatactatatactatagtaAAAACTGTTCTGAAATGCTAAATAACAGAGATGTGATAAAACGTGCGATTAAAACTGTGTTAGGGCTACGCAAGAACATCATCATCGTTGCGCCTGGACCCATCGTGACGCTGCGCAGGGAAGCAGGTGACGCTGCACGCATGGCCGCCGCCGCGAGCAGCAGTCAGCGTGCCCAACGACGGGCATGCACGCCGCCAGCAGACCGGATCGTGACATCGTTATCGAGACCAGAGAGACGCTGGGGCACACCTACCTGAGTTTCTATCTTCCTAAGTCTTCCTCTTCccctgccctgtgtgtgtgtctcgtgtgtggtctgtctgtccctgtgtgtgtgtgtgtgtgtgtgtgtgtgtgtgctctctttgtgtgtgttcctctttgtgtgtgtctctgtgtgtctctcttttgtgtgtctctgtgtgtctgtctctgtgtgtgtgtgtgtgtctgtctctgtgtgtgtgtgtgtgtgtgtctgtctccgtgtgtgtgtgtgtgtctgtctctgtgtgtgtgtctgtctcttttgtgtgtgttgttttttgtgtgtgtgttgtgtgtgtgggtgtgtgtgtgtgtgtgtgtgtgtggtgtgtgtgtgtgtgtgtgtgtgtgtgtgtgtctgtctctgtgtgtctgtctgtccgtgcTCGTCCCtggccctgtgtgtgtctcgttgtgtgtctgtttttccctgtgtgtgtgtgtgtgtgtgttgtgtgtgtgtgtgtgtgtgtgtgtgtgtgtgtgtgtgtgtgtgtgtgtgtgtgtgtgtgtgtctgtccctgtgtgtgtgtgtgtgtgtgtgtgtgtgtgtgtgtgtgtgtgtgtaccaggcCTTCCCTAAGTGTGACCTCCTATTGGATAATGAGGTCCAGGGGAGTGGCTTCTACCTGCCTGAGCTCGATGAGCCTGAACACTGCAACGCCCAGAACACAGCGCTGTGGGAGCTGCACACACTGCAGGTTGGAgccccttcacaataaaagcctcagTATTGACcctaaccttcacaataaaagcctcagTATTAACcctaaccttcacaataaaagcctcagTATTAACTCTaaccctttcacaataaaagcctcagTATTAACTCTaaccctttcacaataaaagcctcagTATTAACCctaaccttcaaaataaaagcctcagtATTAACTCTaaccctttcacaataaaagcctcaaTATTAGGAAGACAATGTTGGAaggttatctgtgtgtgtgtgttccagagaCATTACCACCCGGTGGTACGGCGGTTGGCGCTCCACCTGAGTCACGGCGCTCCAAGCGAAGGATCGGCAGCGCTTGGCGCCGCACTGAGCCGCAAGTACGTCCAAACAccctctaaaacacacacacacacacacacacacatattaacgCACAGACACAACTTTAAAACAGGATTTTTTAACACCCTCTAAACAAtttgtggcttttttcaacGTGTGCGTCTAGTTGTAAACTGTCTGTTTGATCACATGACTTCCTGTTTGATCAGGTCTCCAGCGGAGCTGTTTAACGCCTACAGCGTCCGAGACATGACCTTTAACCCTCCTGTAGCTCCGCCCGGCAGCAAGAAGAAGGTACGCACATCACACGCACCTCACCTCCACACACTCAGTCcatacctacctatctatctacctatctatctatctatctatctatctatctacctacctacctacctatctacctatctatctacctacctatctatctacctacctatctaccgagagagagagagggatggatcATTGATCCATCTTGTTTTTGCTCGTCAGGACCGTTTTGTGTTCGGAGCGACGCTGCTGGACGCTGAGCTGCAGGGACAAGTCGACAACGCCATGGCGACCGCTGCCGTCGCCACGGAGACACAGCTGGACTTTACTGCagcacactgacacacagccagacacaacacacacgcaccacacagagacagagagacacacacacacacagctggatcaTCTGTTAATCAAGACattgcctt from Perca fluviatilis chromosome 21, GENO_Pfluv_1.0, whole genome shotgun sequence carries:
- the noc3l gene encoding nucleolar complex protein 3 homolog, whose amino-acid sequence is MGPPRSKKRRPTFRRLLKTSGVKLENKLKNRTLKQQNVAKKQRKEHKKLRAAVKDAAIRTPRPLETYRNRPEEEKEEEFLETLPTDMMEEDDVQQMTAMARQASFITRDLSACGPVHGGKKRSSDAVRSYEKVPRKMVRTEEKEVIHLLPIKDQRGVVPQSFERVIEKQPEEEEEEEEEEEAAEEPEQSENEMVSLTAEQRETLRVQKINDRKLLIASLGSAVVSDPYRNIKRVKELRGMLMESDPSVAVTVRKLVMVSLMEIFKDIAPTYRIRPLTPEEKAAKVKKETQQIREFEEGLVSQYKFYLEDLEQTIKDWKQQKKKRRQAVGFESYRGLAQVSVRCLCSLLLALPHFNFHNNIVVVLVPLMNDPDKQVSQMCCDAFRNLFQQDKEGGASLATVRVISGLVKRHNYNVRPELLRTLLSLRIKEVQMKKDMEDTAPKKKFMNNKEKRKNLSRMQRKWKKAEEKLEKELLEAEASESKEKKIKLHTDTLNIVFLVYFRILKKSQKSVLLPAVLEGLANFAHLINLEFFDDLLNVLQNLIQSGDLTNRESLHCIQTVFTILSGQGGGCVWLRKNIIIVAPGPIVTLRREAGDAARMAAAASSSQRAQRRACTPPADRICLSLCVCVCVCVCVCVCVYQAFPKCDLLLDNEVQGSGFYLPELDEPEHCNAQNTALWELHTLQRHYHPVVRRLALHLSHGAPSEGSAALGAALSRKSPAELFNAYSVRDMTFNPPVAPPGSKKKDRFVFGATLLDAELQGQVDNAMATAAVATETQLDFTAAH